The Hydractinia symbiolongicarpus strain clone_291-10 chromosome 2, HSymV2.1, whole genome shotgun sequence genomic sequence AATACAATATATTAAGTGAGGCTATTTTTACTATAATAATATACGGAaatgattgttttttaaaagaaaaagacgttcttttgttgttgtttttttcggtgtcgggggacaccatttttgtaaagaaagccgttaaatttatttcagcaaatcaagttgttccattttgatcacgtgatgtagACAAAGCAAACCAgctagcaaaatggacatatttctttcggcgacttcaaaaagaatttcggcaacatcaaaagaaaatgacgatatcaactttgcctgttacagacacacagacacactctccgtattattataacagATATATAGAaggaaaattcaaaaataatagGGCTAATAATGTTAAGTTGTGTTTTTATATCAAGAGCAAAGTACGAGCAAATCACGTTGAAAAGTAGTTCAACTTAATGATATacggaaattattttttaaaaaaaactgagaCTTACTGCGAAATTGGAGTAGTTAATTTGGGAAAACTTTTGCTGGGTTTCAAGCGATTTTTTTGCGGCCAGAAACTGGCCgagctttttgattggctaattctattgttctttgcccACGTGGTCCATATCAGGGATAGCCCATTTCATCCGAATATTGGGGAAGTGGTTTCTttcaccctaacaaacattacTAAACTATGAAGATTTTACCATAGTAAGATGCGACCAAACTTGGTAAACAACtttcaaataaattaaaatggccACTGAAGCGGACATTGTTTAATATAAACTTGGTgtttccgctgagtcattcgtttgtctctaagcttttgtttgagagaaactcattttattaacCTGGAAGAAGAATGCTTAGTTAACTAGGtcagatttttatttctttgttctgAGTAGAACCAACAAACCTCCAAGATTTAGGAGTTAATTGAAAATATAGTGTAGCGTCTGAGTCTGAGTTAATAGTTAGGCAGTTGATTTCGAATTTCGCaccaaatttaaaaacactatTTGACTCTACTTTTCGTTTTCCAACACGCACCTCTTGACCATACTTAAATTTTCCATAATACTTTGCAAGAAAGATGCTTTGTACTGGTTCACTGCTCCTTACAAAACTGAGCGGCTTTGCAGGTTGTATGATGCCATTCTTTACTGTAAGTCACGTGGCGTAATAATTACAGAGAAACTCTTATAACGACTATAGCCTCGTTTCTACGATATTTAATtattgtgaaaataattttataaagaagaaatattACATCAGAACTTCGCAAAGATAAAGCCTCCTTTTTAAGTTCGTTACAATATAGTAATGAATAAACTCTTTTTTAAGTTGCTCTTTCTTAAAAAAGCAAATCAACAATTCATTTTATGGTAAAATTTAAACTCCGTTGGTTCTTTGTTTTTCCTGTTCACCTTTTTTTGCGGTCTTGCAGCATGccatatagataaaaaaaaaaaacctagGGACGAGAGTGCTAGATAAGGCAATATTGatatttggaaatttttttcttccttctAAGAAAAACTAAATAAAGCCAAGATATAAACAGCTGGTCATGCTATTCTCCAGAAAAacagatatatataaaaatcacTGGGGTCGAAAGTGCTAGACTAGGCAGTATTAATATTTGGTAAATTTGTTCCCCTTGTTTTATAAAAGGCTAAATAAGTCATGGAATAAACAGCTAACCATCCTATTCTCCAGGGATCATTACCTGTTCGTTCTTTTCCCGCATAAGAAGTAGATAAAAAATCCCTGGGGACGAAAGTGCTAGACTAGGTTGGTTTATAAAAACGCATTATGTTATCGTAGTAATTGTAGGAATAGCTATATTTACTTCagagatttttattaaaaatgtcatgtgaaattattttaacaGGCGAAAAATTTTTGAGTTTCGAATTTAACTGAAACATTTCCGTGGTtcatacaagtataatattTTCTCCTGAATTTATGCTATACATGATGACGTCAACATATTAATATTAACTTGAatagaaataaattttgcaattaATTATTTGATGTTTAATACATTAACtttgtttataaaatgttttataattaaaatgtatttaatcatgtcatatttcacgaatttataaattcatttttttcattcattcatttagtatttttatttttagatatccAGAGACTAACGATATCAAAATTCAACAGTTATCATTTGGCTGCATCATATGATCGTCACTCAATATTAGATATGTTATGTCGACATGATGTAACAAACATCAACCCTGTAAATGTTAACAACCGCACACCATTACATTATGCTGAATTGTATGGTCACATCTCATGTGTGGACGTTTTGTTGcgtcataaaaatattgatGTGATGATCAAAGATAATCATGGAGGAACAGCTTATGATTGTGCTGGAGGGaggttgaaaaaacaaaactgggAAATAATAAGAcgaaaattaaaagaatacgaagtaagttatttaaataaattggaaaagaataaatttgtattttattttaatttgaaaataataaggattaaataaatttttaaataaatatttaggtatggaatgtttttatttttttaaatttttgtgcgtggtataagaaattaaaagataaattaagagtaaagttttattttttaaaatttcataacaATAAGGAGAAATAATAGTGAAAAAACGGATGTAATGATTCGCGATGAGAAAAAGATGATATTTTTAAACGGAGTAAACTAATTAACAAATTGAATGTAGTGAATAAAACTTGAGAATAAAGTGTGGAGGTTAAAAATAGTGAATACTTATAGTTTTAATAATTCTGACAGCTTTGATTTTTTATGTATGTAGAAATAATGAACAGAGACAGCGGAATAAAAAAGAGATAAAGTGTGATGTGTGTGAACATGCCAACCTGGGCGTTGGCGAAAGCttgctgaaagatatatttggatatgtcgtagattttgtcgttcttattattttttaaaataaaaaattataatgaaattaaaaaaaataaatctaaaagaACAGAGAAGAAGTCAAAATACAatttcgtacccagactgatttatattttacatCTTCTGAAATTGATTGTTATCATTGAAAGCATGAATTGATTATTATAgatctaaaaataattaaataaaaagttatttaaaaaatttaaatacagaATGTCACGATGTTTCGTAATCCGaaattattttgcatttttgcaTAGAGATTGCACAAATTTCGCGTTATAATGTGAGTTATGTACAAATTGACGCATTGTCTCTCATTTAGAACGCATGGTCACATGATGGCTGTTTTAATGTTGAAGTAGCTATACTTTCCAGTCTTATCCTGATTATACTGAAGAATAGTAACATAACAGTTATAAAGTAAAACtcgaaacaataaaacaaatataaagacacatttttttgtgtttacacATCACAAAAGCCGCCATTTTGTGATCATTGATTTTTCGTATTATTCGCAGTTTGACTTCATCTCCCGTTTTCCAAAAAGTAGCACCATAAACATACTGCCCTAAAACTCCTGAAACAATTCTTGGcgaaaaaaatgaagatgaaattattgaaactaaatttatttttgtgagtaattataacacacttgtctaAGAAAAAGGGAAGTAGTGCCAGAAAGCATTCTTGCTTCAAAGGCCTTCCAACAGGTAAGAAACAGCCAGCTGCTTGGACCATTTTCGTCCCCTGGATATGTTGCCTGATATGTCAAAGCAGCTAGCGCCCGGTCTCCAAGTCAAGACGAAAGAACCTCTGGGGACAAAGTTGTGCGTAGACTTATTAACAAAGTTGATACTGTTCAAAAAGGAATATAAAATAAGATGAGCACATTTCGTGATAAAGATAAAAATCTCAAATTTCTAATTAACAATTACAGACAATAGAATTCCAACACCAACGATTTTGATtgatctattttaaaaaaacatactgCGTCTAATTCTAGTTGTTGTGTTTGGGTTAGCAGTCAAAAAATTCATTATTGAAGTGAAACTGCGTCTAAATTAGCTGTCAgcaagtttattaaaaaaagaagtataTTGTAGACTGTATTCTAAAAACAGCAGCTTGTTTTGTAGCCCATAGAACCTTATGAGCACTTCAGAATAACAGATTATCTTTATACCAAATTTAAATTAGGGTATTAAATACTTTACGACGTCAGACAAAAGCATTCAAACGCAAACGTATTTGACtgatttaatttaaataatatacTGCATGTTTGCGTAAATGATTGGGATTTTTATATACAATGTTAAATAGATGTCTGAAAATTTCATAaacaatatatagctagctgttAGAAAATGTATTTACTGGAtcacatttaaagaaaatgaaaaacgtTTTCTTAATTATTTACAATTACTTTAAGGCTAGGAGATTCAAAAAGTTAAAGTAACAATTAAAGTAAGAGCCCTTCACGAATTTCCATAACTTAATTGATAAAAGGATTTATTCTTCTTTTAAGTATAACTATTaagttaaactattttttctgtCATTACAACTTTTCCTATTCTTATTAAAGGGAAACTaaggtcaaaattt encodes the following:
- the LOC130629771 gene encoding ankyrin repeat and death domain-containing protein 1B-like, with amino-acid sequence MSYIQRLTISKFNSYHLAASYDRHSILDMLCRHDVTNINPVNVNNRTPLHYAELYGHISCVDVLLRHKNIDVMIKDNHGGTAYDCAGGRLKKQNWEIIRRKLKEYERQRNKKEIKCDVCEHANLGVGESLLKDIFGYI